The following proteins come from a genomic window of Corynebacterium hansenii:
- a CDS encoding amino acid adenylation domain-containing protein, with amino-acid sequence MIESKKLQELLAGVLGDFDPGKSLIDQGLDSFGAVRVQREIANQFDVDVPLSEFLRDAPAAELADTVSRTVGGAAPSPESPVRAEVAPGPVDRDSSPLTPVQATYWVGRHGDYPLGGISTRFYLEFDLLHDGDRTAFVGHLEEAWNRVVDRHGMLRAIVGRDGLQRLPEERGVHRIAVSDEPTEAIRERLARRVPDLAQWPVHDVEVGVIDDRTVRVHVGFEVVLIDFPGIVRVLDDWGRALEGADLGEETTTFPEIVNGLPGAPAPADLAHWEKKAPQLHPGPLTDEQVDADAARPPRFHRHEATIPAPEWAKFRDNARAHGASPSGALLAVATHALRCAGTRERFSLGATFFSPDGTGDAPVGDYTRTGVVDAGEPGGAMGPRAAAATRELWDALEHATVTSADIMRMRAAAASGEGAPADDAAALPEFPVVFTSAIGHGGGPAHWPGIPRWGVSQTPQVLADLLHWERDGDLVLAWDCVDAALPEGFGDTALGVAVAAIRALADAAAWDDAALATDPWFRHPDEVQRPRSATAGDPAIDALLRERAGAAPEATAVIDAEGTWSRAELDLCADAVAAAVSAAARDIGEYRTGAPVLVQMGKSRDQIAAVTGIVRAGLAYIPVDPSWPSRRVAAVAARSGAKLCIADDGVELAEGVARIDLGTENLGSGDVGTEKPGGAGGSAPDDAADRIEPGPEDLAYVIFTSGSTGEPKGVAIEHDQARTTIDDVNVRFGLADSDVVLGLSALSFDLSVWDIFGVLGAGGALLLPDGEKLRDPSHWLELCSRHRVSVWNSAPPLLEMLVEYAEIDPEPAKEALRHLRLVMLSGDWIPVTLARRLWELAPNARVYSLGGATEASIWSIHHPVAPGDEFQPSIPYGAALGGQWFRILDDDGDPAPIGVPGHLHIGGAGVARGYIGDPGRTAERFRVHPRTGERLYDTGDMGEWLPNGEIRFLGRVDRQVKINGFRIELGEVDAALSRCASVRAAVSAAPEDASGRKRLISHVVPADPENIDDGALRAELGRLLPTYMIPSRFMVHDRLPVTANGKIDHKALPNPWEKGAAAPAAPAAPAAPDIPAAPTAPPAPAGPAPAVAGTPAGTPADILPSAPVPAAAAEPAPAADDHGDLTPTQLGIGSLELVRMANVIEDRTGQRPPLAQLLSRPWRRTLEAAGLVDEQPAVPAPAAERRNVGETEESGGGVVAEQPPEGDLLAAGVAAGGRFRAEFPRTGEHLEEQFLRVGHWLRSVRASVADGVDVIAEPGTGETLCTVELSAGIVAPAVPEPDLRPAPLTPLQLGYLVGRADEWLVDPVTPHYYTEVAMESLDVAALRAALDEVVAAHPALSLTVRADGSQIIDPACRPHVAYRDFRGSADPERDLAAVRAEGRRGVAEPFGEPWLRLAASRLDDGWRLHMSIDMLFCDVIGARVLAEDLLRAYRGERLDPPAASFLGHARALASAPVRGTRAIGGASERSVGGSAGPAPVLLPAAAPTSGRFARSRAFVDSAAADALAARAREASATLDGLIAAAVSAVAGAVTGSPAQPIVATVLSRPRGHERVIGEYTSTVVLPALDGPMAARARDLTGILVDAADRAHAGAADPATAAERGAGAGGGPVDGPVPPIVYSSGLGSGGDQSEVLGAFGRTVDAISSTPQVLVDVQVFRRDGGLAIIVDHAADALQAGAGDAIAEGMAAALGAIADGALRLSDALVRPSSFLPDGASVLRPVDVSRGNFETPAFTGTSRVAPPTAGAAAPDPAPAEPLGGGAGGAVRIERVIAEGLGGILGTAIGAADRSRGFFDVGAASADLVRLRNHLVAAGHELTLLDVFAHPSIAELAAFLAGAAPAPAPESAAEPARAPEPDPAVRSVAKPVGGEPSGAPLDAARLRGGSRRRNAIDLITADPATGSAPVPANVTGTDMNGARR; translated from the coding sequence GTGATCGAATCCAAGAAGCTGCAGGAACTGCTCGCGGGGGTGCTGGGGGATTTCGATCCGGGGAAGTCGTTGATCGACCAGGGGTTGGATTCCTTCGGTGCGGTGCGGGTGCAGCGGGAAATCGCCAATCAGTTTGACGTCGACGTCCCGTTGTCGGAATTCCTCCGGGACGCGCCCGCCGCCGAGCTGGCCGACACCGTTTCGCGCACCGTCGGCGGCGCCGCGCCGTCACCGGAATCGCCGGTGCGTGCGGAGGTCGCGCCGGGCCCCGTGGACCGGGACTCGTCGCCGCTGACCCCGGTTCAGGCCACGTACTGGGTCGGCCGCCACGGGGACTACCCCCTCGGCGGGATTTCGACCCGCTTCTACCTGGAGTTCGATCTGCTTCACGACGGTGACCGCACCGCCTTCGTCGGGCATCTGGAAGAGGCGTGGAACCGCGTGGTCGACCGCCACGGGATGCTCCGCGCCATCGTGGGCCGCGACGGGCTCCAGCGTCTTCCGGAGGAGCGCGGGGTGCACCGCATCGCGGTGAGCGATGAGCCGACGGAGGCGATCCGGGAGCGCCTCGCCCGGCGTGTGCCCGATCTCGCGCAATGGCCGGTCCACGATGTCGAAGTGGGCGTCATCGATGATCGGACGGTGCGCGTGCATGTGGGATTCGAGGTGGTGCTCATCGATTTCCCGGGCATCGTCAGGGTGCTCGACGACTGGGGCAGGGCCCTCGAGGGCGCCGATCTGGGCGAGGAGACGACCACGTTCCCGGAAATCGTCAACGGCCTGCCCGGGGCGCCGGCCCCCGCCGATCTCGCGCACTGGGAGAAGAAGGCTCCGCAGCTGCACCCGGGGCCGTTGACTGACGAGCAAGTCGATGCCGATGCCGCGCGGCCGCCGCGGTTCCACCGCCATGAAGCGACCATCCCCGCGCCGGAGTGGGCCAAGTTCCGCGACAACGCGCGGGCGCACGGCGCCAGCCCGTCGGGCGCTCTGTTGGCGGTGGCGACGCATGCGTTGCGCTGCGCGGGAACGCGGGAACGGTTCAGCCTGGGGGCCACGTTCTTCTCTCCCGACGGCACCGGCGACGCCCCGGTGGGCGACTACACCCGCACAGGCGTCGTGGACGCGGGCGAACCGGGCGGTGCCATGGGGCCGCGGGCGGCCGCCGCGACCCGGGAATTGTGGGATGCGCTGGAGCACGCCACGGTCACGTCCGCGGACATCATGAGGATGCGCGCGGCCGCGGCGTCCGGGGAAGGGGCTCCCGCGGACGACGCGGCGGCCCTGCCCGAGTTCCCCGTGGTGTTCACCTCCGCCATCGGCCACGGCGGCGGTCCCGCCCACTGGCCCGGGATTCCCCGCTGGGGCGTCAGCCAGACCCCGCAGGTGCTCGCCGATCTGCTGCATTGGGAACGCGACGGCGACCTGGTGCTGGCCTGGGACTGCGTGGACGCGGCGTTGCCGGAGGGATTCGGCGACACGGCGCTGGGCGTGGCCGTCGCCGCCATCCGGGCGCTGGCCGACGCCGCCGCCTGGGACGACGCCGCCCTCGCGACCGATCCGTGGTTCCGCCACCCCGATGAGGTGCAGCGCCCCCGGTCGGCCACGGCCGGGGATCCCGCCATCGACGCCCTGCTCCGCGAGCGCGCCGGTGCGGCGCCGGAGGCCACGGCCGTCATCGACGCCGAGGGCACGTGGAGCAGGGCGGAACTGGACCTGTGCGCCGACGCCGTCGCCGCCGCGGTGTCCGCCGCCGCCCGGGACATCGGCGAATACCGGACGGGTGCCCCGGTGCTGGTCCAGATGGGCAAGTCGAGGGATCAAATCGCCGCCGTGACCGGCATCGTCCGGGCCGGCCTGGCCTACATCCCCGTCGATCCCTCGTGGCCCTCCCGCCGCGTCGCCGCCGTCGCGGCGAGGTCCGGCGCGAAACTGTGCATCGCCGACGACGGGGTCGAGCTCGCGGAAGGCGTCGCGCGCATCGACCTCGGCACGGAGAACCTCGGCTCGGGGGACGTTGGCACGGAGAAGCCCGGTGGCGCGGGCGGCTCCGCGCCGGATGATGCGGCCGACCGAATCGAACCCGGCCCGGAGGATCTCGCGTACGTGATCTTCACGTCCGGTTCCACCGGCGAACCGAAGGGCGTCGCCATCGAGCATGACCAGGCCCGCACCACCATCGACGACGTCAACGTGCGCTTCGGGCTCGCCGATTCCGACGTCGTGCTCGGGTTGTCGGCGTTGAGCTTCGACCTGTCCGTGTGGGACATCTTCGGCGTCCTGGGGGCCGGCGGCGCGCTGCTGCTGCCCGACGGAGAGAAGCTCCGGGATCCGTCGCACTGGCTCGAACTGTGTTCGCGGCACCGGGTCAGCGTGTGGAACTCGGCGCCGCCGCTGCTCGAAATGCTGGTGGAATACGCGGAGATCGATCCCGAGCCGGCGAAGGAAGCCCTGCGGCACCTCCGCCTGGTCATGTTGTCCGGCGACTGGATTCCCGTCACGCTGGCCCGGCGCCTGTGGGAGCTCGCGCCGAACGCGCGGGTTTACAGCCTGGGCGGGGCGACGGAGGCGTCGATCTGGTCCATCCACCACCCCGTGGCGCCGGGCGACGAGTTCCAGCCGTCGATCCCGTACGGCGCCGCGCTGGGCGGCCAGTGGTTCCGGATCCTCGATGACGACGGCGATCCCGCCCCGATCGGCGTCCCCGGCCATCTGCACATCGGCGGTGCCGGGGTGGCCCGCGGGTACATCGGCGACCCCGGGCGCACGGCCGAGCGCTTCCGCGTGCATCCGCGCACGGGCGAGCGGCTCTACGACACCGGTGACATGGGCGAGTGGCTCCCGAACGGGGAGATCCGTTTCCTGGGCCGGGTTGACCGGCAGGTGAAGATCAACGGTTTCCGCATCGAACTCGGCGAGGTGGATGCCGCGCTGTCCCGGTGCGCGTCGGTGCGCGCCGCCGTTTCCGCCGCTCCCGAGGACGCCTCGGGCCGCAAGCGCCTGATCTCCCACGTGGTGCCGGCCGATCCGGAGAACATCGACGACGGCGCGCTGCGGGCGGAACTCGGGCGGCTGCTGCCGACGTACATGATCCCCTCCCGGTTCATGGTCCACGACCGGCTGCCGGTGACCGCCAACGGGAAGATCGACCACAAGGCGCTGCCGAATCCGTGGGAGAAGGGGGCCGCCGCTCCGGCTGCACCGGCCGCTCCCGCTGCGCCGGACATTCCGGCCGCTCCGACCGCTCCGCCCGCGCCGGCTGGGCCTGCACCCGCCGTCGCCGGAACCCCGGCCGGAACCCCGGCCGATATCCTCCCCTCCGCTCCGGTCCCCGCTGCCGCCGCCGAGCCCGCACCCGCCGCCGACGATCACGGGGATCTGACCCCCACCCAGTTGGGCATCGGTTCCCTCGAACTGGTGCGCATGGCCAACGTCATCGAGGACCGCACCGGGCAGCGGCCCCCGCTGGCGCAACTGCTGTCGCGCCCGTGGCGGCGGACGCTCGAGGCCGCCGGGCTCGTGGACGAGCAGCCGGCGGTCCCGGCCCCCGCCGCCGAGCGGCGCAACGTCGGGGAGACGGAAGAGTCCGGCGGCGGGGTCGTCGCCGAGCAGCCGCCGGAAGGGGATCTCCTCGCCGCGGGCGTGGCCGCCGGGGGGCGCTTCCGCGCCGAGTTCCCGCGAACGGGGGAGCATCTGGAGGAGCAGTTCCTCAGGGTCGGCCACTGGCTGCGGTCCGTGCGCGCGAGCGTCGCCGACGGCGTGGACGTGATCGCCGAGCCCGGGACGGGGGAGACCCTGTGCACCGTGGAGCTGTCGGCCGGGATCGTCGCGCCGGCCGTCCCCGAGCCGGACCTCCGCCCGGCCCCGCTGACGCCGCTGCAGCTGGGATACCTGGTCGGTCGCGCGGACGAGTGGCTCGTCGACCCCGTGACCCCGCACTACTACACCGAGGTCGCGATGGAATCGCTCGACGTCGCGGCGCTGCGGGCCGCCCTCGATGAGGTGGTCGCCGCCCATCCGGCGCTGTCGCTGACCGTCCGCGCCGACGGATCGCAGATCATCGATCCGGCGTGTCGCCCGCACGTGGCGTACCGCGATTTCCGCGGCAGCGCGGATCCGGAGCGCGACCTCGCCGCGGTGCGCGCGGAAGGCCGCCGCGGCGTGGCCGAGCCCTTCGGCGAGCCGTGGCTCCGGCTCGCCGCCAGTCGGCTCGACGACGGTTGGCGCCTGCACATGTCCATCGACATGCTCTTCTGCGACGTGATCGGGGCCCGCGTCCTCGCGGAGGATCTGCTGCGGGCCTACCGCGGCGAGCGCCTCGATCCGCCGGCGGCGTCCTTCCTCGGGCATGCGCGGGCACTGGCGTCGGCGCCCGTGCGCGGCACCCGCGCCATCGGCGGTGCCTCGGAGCGATCCGTCGGGGGATCCGCCGGGCCGGCGCCCGTGCTGTTGCCCGCGGCCGCGCCGACGTCCGGGCGCTTCGCCCGCTCGCGTGCGTTCGTCGATTCCGCGGCCGCCGACGCGCTGGCCGCTCGCGCCCGCGAAGCATCCGCGACGCTCGACGGCCTGATCGCCGCGGCGGTTTCCGCCGTCGCGGGCGCGGTGACCGGTTCCCCCGCCCAACCCATCGTCGCCACGGTGCTGTCGCGGCCCCGCGGACACGAGCGGGTCATCGGCGAGTACACGTCGACCGTCGTCCTGCCCGCGCTGGATGGCCCGATGGCCGCCCGGGCGCGGGACCTCACCGGGATCCTCGTCGACGCCGCGGACCGGGCGCACGCGGGCGCCGCCGATCCGGCAACCGCCGCCGAGCGCGGCGCCGGGGCGGGCGGGGGCCCGGTGGATGGCCCGGTGCCGCCCATCGTCTACTCCTCGGGGCTCGGTTCCGGGGGAGACCAGTCCGAGGTGCTGGGCGCTTTCGGCCGCACGGTCGACGCGATCTCGTCCACCCCGCAGGTGCTCGTCGACGTGCAGGTGTTCCGGCGCGACGGCGGGTTGGCCATCATCGTCGATCATGCCGCCGATGCGCTCCAGGCGGGTGCCGGCGACGCCATCGCCGAGGGCATGGCCGCCGCGCTGGGGGCCATCGCCGATGGGGCGCTGCGGCTTTCCGACGCCCTGGTCCGGCCCTCGTCGTTCCTCCCGGATGGAGCTTCCGTGCTGCGGCCGGTGGACGTTTCCCGCGGCAATTTCGAGACGCCGGCATTCACGGGAACCTCCCGCGTCGCGCCGCCGACCGCGGGCGCGGCGGCACCGGACCCCGCGCCCGCGGAACCTCTCGGGGGCGGTGCCGGCGGTGCGGTGCGGATCGAGCGCGTCATCGCGGAGGGGCTCGGCGGCATCCTCGGCACCGCCATCGGCGCGGCCGATCGGTCCCGCGGCTTCTTCGACGTCGGCGCGGCGTCGGCGGACCTCGTCCGGCTGCGCAACCATCTCGTCGCCGCGGGCCATGAACTGACGCTTCTCGACGTCTTCGCGCACCCGAGCATCGCGGAACTCGCCGCGTTCCTGGCCGGGGCGGCACCGGCACCGGCACCTGAATCGGCGGCGGAACCGGCGCGGGCGCCCGAACCGGATCCCGCCGTCCGCTCCGTCGCAAAGCCCGTGGGCGGCGAGCCTTCCGGGGCGCCGCTCGACGCCGCCCGCCTGCGCGGCGGGTCGCGCCGCCGCAATGCAATCGACCTCATCACCGCGGACCCGGCCACCGGGTCCGCGCCGGTCCCCGCGAACGTGACCGGCACCGACATGAATGGAGCACGGCGATGA